The genome window TTCCTTAATTTAGTGCCATtctcagtgccattgttttgtctcaagatggaAGGGAATATTATCCTCATTTATACATACGTGAAATCATCATTGGTCTGGAAAAAAATGTAGTCTATTTAGTGAAGCAAGCATGGCACAGCTTTTGATGTTGTGAAAAAACCATCATGCAACTTCAAAATACAGCAACGGCTTTACTAACTGCCTGGAAACCAGTAACAATAATGATAGTTACAGGAAAATGCTCCAGTCCTGTCGGATTTAGCATTAACCCTTGTAGTGTTAACCTGTgattttattcttgaaattttgtgacttttcctcAGGGCCATAAACATGCATGGAAAGTTAGGATACACTGATATGTTTTGAAGTGTACGTAAATAATTTTGTAAAGATTTTGATGTTCGCAGGTCAATTTGacccacatttttttttcagagcaAATATATGTTTTCAGTGTTTGTTGCTATTTTGGCGTTTTACTatcctgaattttttttttaaatgcttctaCTCACTCTTTTGAGTACTGAAAAAGACTTTTACAGACGGTAAAAGTGAGCTATTTCTATTTATGTATATGAAATACTACTTATCTTTTTCTTCCAGATTTTGTCACTTTTTCTCATTTCGGGACATGAACGTGCATGCAAAGTTAGGATACACTGATGTGTTTtgaagtgtttttatttttacacaaataatgaattttttatgattttgatGTTCGTGGGTCAATCTAACCTATATTTTTGTTCCAAGGCAACTGTATAGacacaaattaaatacatttatttcgtATATGTTGGTGTTTTACTACCCTGGAAAGGGAAAAGTGAGCTTTTCCTCACTATTTTCATTActgaccaattgtccccacaaagattgaaataccagtatttttgtgaccttgtggggacattttgaggtccccatgtggaaacaagcttataaatcaaacagaatgatgtttcttgaagaTCTAAGGTATCagaaaggtttctgtgatggttgagGTTAGGGTTTggggaagggaatagaatatacagtttgtacagtataaaatgcattatgtctatggaatgtctccacaaaacatggaaaccagaatgtgtgtgtgtgtgtgtatttatatataagtaataaattatacacagtacacactcacatattttgcaaaaatgcacttttattttgtatatgattCATCTTTTATGTTACCAGGGACCAAGAATGACACAGACACAAAAGTGCAGTTCACTCAATAGTAAAAGCCTTTATTTTACAGAGGTTTGTTTATACAGATAAAAATGGGGAAATCAAACAGGGAATAAAAGAGGAAATCAAACAAGTATAAACTGGTCAAAACAGTTAAATTAGGCAATTAAGGAGAGAACAGAGAAATTGAACAAGACTGTTAACTGTTTAACCGGCTGTTAACTGGTCAGCACATGAGGACAGCAGGTCACAGTGACCCTATAATGTACTTGTAGGGGACAATCACACACTGAATAAAACTAACCCTATGGATTCATCTTAATATGATTGTTCTTTGTGTAAGGTCTGGTGCTTTGAAGAAAGCGATGAAGTAGGTGAATCCATTTGCGAAAGGTGTTTATTGTgaaaatcccaaaaagggccagcaaacatatcCAATAAGGGTGATCCAAAAACGTAATCAAAAACAGGCACAaggtcaaggcaggcagagtcACAATCAAAATCCAAATATACAGGCACGGGTCAAACACAGGCAGGTAAACAGGCAGAATACAGATAACAAGATACAGGACACAGAATACAGGTAAACAGGTTGGTAGGCTAAGCATTAATCAGCAGCtaacaggtgaacaggaagtgacttatatacagacagacaggaagtgtgaactgtgacatggcatgatgaatatcaaaataaaagtcagaacagagcagggtatcaaaataaaagtccaaaatacacagaacacaagtaaacacagaacaaaaccattacagaaccccccctctaaagggcgactcccggagcccaacaaacaaaacatacagtccaatagagggtgggcgggcgggccaggacctcttggcgaaggcagggcagttcaggagaggtcctgggtcatatggccaggatggtccaggaacatgaggcagatgcgggcctgggtcatagGGCAGAtgtgggcctgggtcatggggcagatgcaggcctgggtcatggggcagatgcgggcctgggtcatggggcagatgcgggcctgggtcatggggcagatgcgggcctgggtcatggggcagatgcgggcctgggtcatggggcaggcttggacctgggtcatggggcaggctaggacctgggtcatggggcaggctaggacctgggtcatggggcaggctaggacctgggtcatggggcaggctaggacctgggtcatggggcaggctaggacctgggtcatggggcaggctaggacctgggtcatggggcaggctaggacctgggtcatggggcaggcttggacctgggtcatggggcaggcttggagcTATATCATGGGGCAGGAATAGACCTGGAACACAGGGAGAGGAAGGGTCCGAGCACACTTTGGCCTCCGCCTTGGTGTCCTTTGCCTCctccctgtgtccgggtactacccccccccaaaaaaaaacttgggaaagctcCCAAAGCCCAGGGTGGCGATGTCCCAGGTGGTGGACCAGATGAATCAGAAtagtcggatgaatcagatgagtcggatgaatcagatgagtcggatgaatcagatgagtcggatgaatcagatgagtcggatgaatcagaagaatcagaggagtcgggcggatcaggtgaatcaggcggatcaggtgaatcaggcggatcaggtgaatcaggcggatcaggtgaatcaggcggatcaggtgaatcaggcggatcaggtgaatcaggcggatcaggtgaatcaggcggatcaggtgaatcaggcggatcaggtgaatcaggcagatcaggcgaatcaggcagatcaggcgaatcaggcagatcaggcagatcaggtgaatcaggcagatcaggtgaatcaggcagatcaggtgaatcaggcagatcaggtgaatcaggcagatcaggtgagTCCAGGGGTTCGGGTTCAGGGCCTTGAGATACACAAGAGACAAACGAGCAGCAGGCAGACCAAACGCACCACAGGGCCATAGCAAATTCAAGAATGACACAGTCAATGAGGCATACCTCTGTGGCGGTGGGTTCAGGCAGGGCGGCCATCTTGACATACGGTGCTGGGTGACTAATAGTCCTCATGagtgcaggtgtggtggtgatgatggcCCTTTGAAGTACAGGTGCAGGAATTGTGGTGGTTTTCTCAAAAACAGGTACAgaaacaggcaggatggcggccattttcgggacaggcaggatggcggccattttgtgatcagtcatggtggcggccatttcaGGAACAGGCATGGTGGTTTTTTCCTCAAACGCAGGTGCAGAAACAGACATGATGTGGTTTGGCGTGTTGTGAATATTCCCTGGTGGTGTATCCACAACACCCACAGTGAAGAGAGagccacacaaacacagagcatGATCGATGTAGCGTTCCAGAGTCCAGTGTGGTGTATGGAGTGGCATAGCATGAGAAATGTTGCGATTTAATCCGcagtaaaaaatgtctttcagaAATGAATCCTTAAAATTCACCTTATCTGACAATTCACAGAACTCTTCGACATAATCCTCAATGGACCGGTTACCTTGGCGCAGATAAACAAGTCGGTCAGCTGGAGTCATGGTGCTGGTGGGAATTTTCAAACCTCTGCTGGATTCCGGTTTCGGCTGATTAATCTGTAAGGTCTGGTGCTTTGAAGAAAGCGATGAAGTAGGTGAATCCATTTGCGAAAGGTGTTTATTGTgaaaatcccaaaaagggccagcaaacatatcCAATAAGGGTGATCCAAAAACGTAATCAAAAACAGGCACAaggtcaaggcaggcagagtcACAATCAAAATCCAAATATACAGGCACGGGTCAAACACAGGCAGGTAAACAGGCAGAATACAGATAACAAGATACAGGACACAGAATACAGGTAAACAGGTTGGTAGGCTAAGCATTAATCAGCCAGGAGCAGGTGAACAGgatgtgacttatatacagacagacaggtagtgtgaactgtgacatggcattatgaatataaaaataaaagtcagaacagagcagggtatcaaaataaaagtccaaaatacacagaacacaagtaaacacagaacaaaaccattacactTTGCTATAATTTGAGTGTAGCCTATTTAACATAAGTGATATAATTGTAAGTGAAATATTAAATCTTAACAGTATGTATGGTGTGCCTCACTTACACAACCGATCCATTCAGAAAAGGAAACTATGAGACATACAGTACTGTTCAAAAGCCAGGcgattgctcaagtggaaggagaTTATCCCCTTCAGTTTATACTatactgcactctaaaaaaagaatccataaaaaaacagacaatgtcctggcagaaaattactGGTACTTTTTCCGTTATGTCTACAGAATTTCCGTatgaacattctgtagatttatagaacactgtccgtagatttacagaacattgtCCTTAACCTTTAGAGACACTTCAATccgcctatgaaacgcaacaatggtgacaatcaacaacaaagcttcatgccgcaatgcatgctgggtaccaggattgtagaaaactttcttaacatttactctcaccattcttgagatttgtatccaaagtgttgatgtctctGAAGCAAAATCCACAGCTGACAAATAAACAAGTTGTAATTGCTACAAGCAAAAACTTTGTTGCAATGCTAAAAGAGCAGAGTCAGTTCTggaaggtcaagggacaaaagcctaactaaagggaacactaatcaccatagtgCTGACTTCAAAAGAATataaaagaaacagaaactgtagatttaatgtgataaatgttgtggtaaatatccatttgacttacacgtcaggtcagaaagaagatttgtttactaaatcacatgtgtggatgctggaatagtttaacacttgtatcttgttctgacagcatttgtttagaagttaaacatcatccatgttagaaaataactctgcaacaagttgtaattttaggtttcaagcAGAGAttgtgatagagaggcaaaagtgaaagattgcagcaggggttattgcacccataatgcaacatgttataaaaaaaaaaaaacaggtaaaacgcctgtaaaacataaatacggaaaattccttcatatttacacagtactttgtccgtttttttacggattttttttagagtgtgtttttaatactacatacaaatTGGTTGTATtgtaataaagagactgagaaataattatttatGATCACTTTTTCATTGCAAACACAACAAATCGCATGGTAGCATAagatttttaatgtttagataCAGTATTTCATTGTAAGTTGTGACTGTGGGATAAAGTGCTCTTTGTATACTGATCATACATCAATCATTTCAATGTATTGCAGGCTAATACTGGCTACACCTGTTTAAATTCATAAGATGTAGAGTTGTGACtaattttaagttttacttaaaaaaatcttacttTGTTATTTTAAGTATTCCATTTACAGGAAAAAAACAAGCATTTAACACactattatgcaaaataaaaaaaattatctcaCAGTTGTAAGAGTTCCCTTTCTGATCAGAAATACCCATCACATTCCATGTAGGCAAATGTATAAATGATTCAATGAATAGAAAAGTGCCCAAAGTTACACAATTAACCAAATAcgaacaaacacacacttaatatttcattttaaaatcatGTAATGAGTAATTTATCACAGAATCACCCCAAAACTAACAAACGTAGGCCTATTTAATTGTGTAACATCTCAAAAGaagcattattattattgtttatgtGAATAATTTCACTGACAACTCAGTGGCATAAATAATCTTCCTGTTTGAGTCGTttcttcataaaaataaaatgtgtgtgtgagcCCTGTAATTTCAATTGCACAGGTCTCTCTGACAGCATGTGGCCATAATATTAGGGCTGGACCGTAGATTTAAGCAGTCAGACTTAGCAATGCACCTCTGGAAGTAGGAAACtagaaaaaaaatagaaatagaaaagaatataaaacaaaatgtcCCTTTATCTTTGACTTATAACTATAAATATTGGTTTACAGTCTGTTTTGAAAATgatacatatacagtatgtgcaaaAGGCTTAGGCCAACATACTACCACATGTGCTGTTTTTGCTATTGTATAgggatcatatataattatttctcagtctcatCACCAGAACACAAccagaaaataaatgaaatgtgtaggtagtattaaaaacagtataaaagtataagctgaagtgtcaagtaggGTAAaatccccttccacttgagcaatagcaggcagctgcaggatctcgtaaacctaaataaaatgaaatccttATTTCTAattcttatttaaaaaaatctcaagaGGTtttttcgtgccaagagaggtcaaacttaatactgactgatgcctgaagacgACATTTAATTCTAAAAATTGTTTTGTGTAcatatatttcctgtattttctgttttaaaaaagagtgaaaaataaatatgaatggacattaaaactttgctaaaacaacaaagctggtgatagTGGCCTAaggcttttgcacagtactataCATTTGTGTGATCCTTTCAAATCCATCGCACAGAGACAGGGTACACCCACTTGGATAAGTTATGGATACGGCAGATACACAGGTATCTTTTTCATAACCACAAGTCTCCTGCGTGGTCACACAACGTCCACCAGGTGTGTCGGGAACACAGTTATTACATTTCAAGGCAAATCCTACAACACAGTACAAAACAATCAGTGCAAGACATCGTAAATAACACACTTTCAACACTATTCCATTCATATAATTACTATATAATAATCCTCGGCTGAGAGATTAATGAGCTTTGCTGTAATGTGACAACATCAATCACACAATCAAAATTATTTGATAGGGAACATAATAACTGTTGAGCAAAAAACACAGATTGATTTCTTCTATTGAGACTCACCATCAGTCAACAGCAGGGCGAGAACCAATGACAGCAGCAGAACCTTCATCATTACTGTAAGCAGAAACCACAATGATTAAATGACTAATGGATGATTGTTATATGAATTGATCTAGATTATTATAATTTCTGCAttagtttaaaattaaatttattcAATTTGATTTATAGTAACTGTGAGCCATTCCAGCAtccatggctatattcatggcgagaacaaGTTGATCCATACACAGGCTGAGGAGGggcaatttggtatctccaattcacctaacgtGTATGTTTTTGGCCTGTAAACCCACGGAGACACCGtggaacatgcaaactccacacagaaaggccacctgacccAGCCAGGGATCGAACTAGCAACGGAGCCTACTACCCACTGAGCCACTATGTCGCCCCCATTATCTTGTTTCACCTAGAAAACTGTAGTTGGAGAGTCACGCAAAATGTATCATCTGAATGAGTTGAAAGGGGCACtctaatttaattatttttttgttatataaaacaatgcaaaagtGCAAATTATGACCATTCCTGTATCGGTCCAtctgcatttaacatactaatCATAAAGAAGTCACTTTTCAACTAAAGTCCATGTTTTATTTCATACTACAGtgtttaaaccacaacttcaaACTGCTGGTGGTGAAATGTGTCAAGAAtccagaaataaaaacaaaatataaacctTAAATCTTTGTGAGTATTCGAACATATCTGCATTGTAATATTAATCTTATTCAATAAAGCACCTAAATCCTGGGGGGGGGGGCAAGGGGGACAACCCCCCATCTGAGGATTGTCCCCCCATGAAACCATGcgtattataaaaatataaatatatgttgtTTAAGTAATTGTGTAAGTAGTAAAATGATATACATTCAAATGCGGCAAAATgctttttaaaggtgccatggcatgaaaatgagaatttttccatgtttaagtgctataattgggtccccggtgcttctatcaacctagaaaatgtgaaaaagatcaacccattaattaagttttggtaaaccattctctacaagcacatacaaaaataggttgttgaaatttggccctCTTTATGATATCAtaagaataataccgcccccttaatctgcactatccaatcacagcactgccatttagtgcagagaaaaaaagagagaaaaaaataattcacagcacaattgagattcaattgcaacaaaccaccatcattgtgatcagtgtttgcacttcatccactcatttgcattttaaaggacactcccaaaacggcacacttttgcacACACCAACAAcgtgtcatttttaaaatattataacaaattatctatatggtattttgagctaaaacttcacatatgtgctctggggacaccaaagatttatttgacatcttaaaaaagtcttgtgccatggctcctttaagttaaaaagcttttaaaaacgctttaatttttttaaattgcccCCTTCCTTGCCTCACAATGCACAGTTTCCCCTCTGAAAGGCATATCTTTTTATGAGAAGGGGATGCcacataaacagtcgctccggATAAAGAGAAAACGATGTTATTTTTCATTACTTTGTTtgccaagtgtattttaatTGGCCACCATGAGACACAATTGCACAACTCCCTCTTATTCATCAAGTGTTTGATCATCCAAGGGAATAGGGCGTAGGGATTAAAACATGGTAAACCCACGTGGATAGGTTATAAATACGACAGATACACAGGTATCTTTTTTATAACCACAAGTCTTCTGCGTGGTCACACAACTTCCACCAGGTGTGCGAGGAACACAATCATTGCATTTCAAGGCAAATCCTACAACACAGTGCAAGACATTATTAATAACACACTTTTAACACTATAGTTGTTGCATTAATACTTTATAATAACACAGTTACTGCTTATATCATGATTTTCATTGTGTCACCTATTGTCTATACACAAGCACCACTCTtctgaatgatggtaaacacaaaacttaaaacagaaacagaaactcttctaaatctcaAAGATAATTTAACCTTAAAGGGAATAGGGGGTAGGAATGATCACTTCCTTTTGTTATACACCCACACACAAGTTCGGAGAAACAAAGTTCTGCAGTAGTTGCAGTTAAACTCCAGTAAGTAGACTGTCAATGcaattttattcacttttaacAATGGAtgaaataatgattttaaacagATGATGCCAAGTCATTAATAAATTAGtcatgacaaaaaaaatatagcCTTGTCTATTTTTTCATTAGTACACTATGTTAGCGATTATGCTAGCTAACAGtcattacatttaaagttaaGTTAAAGTTTAATTAGTGGCTTGATTGTAAACAGCTTCAAAAATTACTATACTATATATAATATACTAGGCTTTTCTCTGTGTACACTTATCCTTACAAGTACAATTTTGGCTGTATTATTTGTGTCCCCCTGAAAAAATTGCTCAAGAATTTTTTAGTTTATTGCCATGTCTACGTACATGAGTCTTATTACCGCAGAGCATAGTGGATCAATGTAGTACAAACATACCTTAAGTGTGTAGTGCTGAGCTGATACAAGTTCACAGGCAGCTGTGTTTGGCTCTTATAGGCTACTGTCATGTTTCGGGAATTTCCAGGAATccggtgttaaagggatagttcacccagaaatttaaagtctgtcatcatttacttatttcatgttgttacaaacctgtataaatgtctttgttctgatgaacacaaaggaagatattttgaggaccttattcacttccatagtattcgtTTTTCctatatggaagtgaatggggtccatgaaCGTGTGGCTTAGCTTACCTAGCAAGTCATGTAGTATTGAGCTAAAAACAAGTTCACAAACATGTTTGTATGTCTTTAGTGAATCATTTCCAGTCATTCAGAAATTCCAAATCAGGAAATGTATGAAAGTGTGTTAATAAACTTAATAACATTTCTTTTTCCAACatactcttaaaacgaatgtgttaaaatctaaaacatctaatgtgttgtccttaacttgacacatctctgtgtttttggaacaacacacataatcaacacaaaatcaacacaaaatgacacaaaacaATCTGTTAACaatgaacacatcctttcttagagtgcagcaatatttgtttttggcATCGGCTTTACATAACAAGTGCTGACTGTTGCATGTGATTGTGCAAGATCCAGTTTATTCTCGTTCTACCACAACAAACCACTAAACTGATTTTAACCTGATGTAAATTGATGTTAAAGACTTTTAAATCAAACTGAAATATGTAGTTTGAGTTCATTTCTTTTATGCCACAGGGACAGTATGGTACTCTACTTTATACACGGGAAAAAAATCTGGGTGGATTTAGATGTtatgtaattaattattaagTTTGTATCTTCACATGAATATATCTAGTTTTAAACTGAGCAGCATTTGTTCAAAACACAAGACAATGTGAaggatttctttaaaaaattgtaACTAATTCCAGCTAATCtttacacacacaacaaacaatAACCTCGTTTAATTTACTCagtacaaaataattacactcAATTTTGTGTCTTGTTCAATTCACTTCATttaaacaactaaatataacaCAACCCACTAACATTTGTAAAAACGAGgttaactttttgtttttgttgataTTATATAAGAAGTGGATGTGAATTTACCATGCGTTGTATGCaactgcatttggagagtatttttttatatcaaGTGTTATTTTCTGCACTTTAAGTAAAGATAAACACTCAATAGTGTTTATTGTTCATTTTTCTTATTGCTTTAGAagagtttgtgttatatttcTTCAAGTCTTTTGGTTATCATCATTCTGTCACGGTTAATCCATGTCATGTCTTGTTTCCGATTgttgtcacctggacattcactGATTAATTAACTGCCCCATCACACCTGtatgtcatttagtctgtgtatttatacccctGTCTTTGTTAcactcactgctggatcattgtcgtTACTACCACGTCTGTACCTGTTCCTTGTTTAAACGTTCTTGTATAACTTACCTGCCTGTTATTTATACTCCTCATGTTTTGTTTCTTGTTTTGCGTCCTTACTCCTGTTCTCAGTcatgacagaatgatccagccaTTAAAGGACGCAGCGAGTTCCAGGAGGAGAGCTTCCCCTGAAATGTcttcgagggggagtagtggaCATCGGGATCTGTGAGCTTCAAAGTCCCGATGTCCCTTGGAGCTGACTGAGAGGGATCGCTCGGAACTCCAGGATGGGCTCCAGCTAGCGGTCGCCATGCCCGATTCATTCCCCGGGGTGGTTGCCGTGACACACAAGCCTGTTCCTGCGAGGGTGGAATTGATCCAGTTGGTTCCCCTGCAGATGGAGTCGTCTGGTCCGGTTCCTGGGAGGTCCACTGCCGTGCTCAATTCGGGGTGCAGAATGGACGCCACGCCCGATTATTTCCCCGGGGTGTTCGTTTCCGTGTG of Misgurnus anguillicaudatus chromosome 2, ASM2758022v2, whole genome shotgun sequence contains these proteins:
- the LOC141368752 gene encoding CD59 glycoprotein-like, coding for MMKVLLLSLVLALLLTDGFALKCNNCVPDTPGGRCVTTQETCGYEKDTCVSAVSITYPISYFQRCIAKSDCLNLRSSPNIMATCCQRDLCN